In one window of Comamonas testosteroni DNA:
- the queA gene encoding tRNA preQ1(34) S-adenosylmethionine ribosyltransferase-isomerase QueA: MSSCTREFTLSDFDFDLPESLIAQHPTAVRSASRLLDGRSLPATDRIFRELPDLLQPGDLLVFNDTKVIKARVFGEKASGGKIELLVERVLQNNEVVAHMRVSKKPLPGAKIHLCGGLKNGGFEATLLGRWPDENGPLFQLSVKGNQGESPYELLEQFGHLPLPPYIERQQNADHDPDEKEDSERYQTVFAAHPGAVAAPTAALHFDETVLAALQAKGVERASVTLHVGAGTFQPVKTENLADHIMHSEWYDIPLPTLAAMERCRQRGGRIIAVGTTTVRTLESWAKYGNISGDTSIFITPGFQYQVVDMLITNFHLPKSTLMMLVSAFAGYEHIMAMYQHAIAQHYRFFSYGDSMLLERQR; encoded by the coding sequence ATGTCTTCCTGCACCCGTGAATTCACACTCAGCGATTTCGACTTCGACCTGCCCGAATCCCTGATTGCCCAGCATCCCACCGCTGTTCGCAGCGCCTCGCGCCTGCTTGATGGCCGCAGCCTCCCTGCCACCGACCGCATCTTCCGCGAACTGCCCGATCTGCTGCAGCCCGGCGACCTGCTGGTCTTCAATGACACCAAGGTCATCAAGGCACGTGTCTTCGGTGAAAAGGCCAGCGGCGGCAAGATCGAACTGCTGGTCGAGCGTGTGCTGCAGAACAACGAGGTCGTGGCCCATATGCGCGTGAGCAAGAAGCCCTTGCCCGGAGCCAAGATCCATCTTTGCGGCGGCCTCAAGAACGGCGGTTTCGAAGCCACGCTGCTGGGCCGCTGGCCGGACGAGAACGGGCCGCTGTTCCAGCTTTCCGTCAAGGGCAACCAGGGCGAGTCGCCCTATGAATTGCTGGAGCAGTTCGGCCACCTGCCGCTGCCGCCTTATATCGAGCGCCAGCAAAACGCCGACCACGACCCGGATGAAAAGGAAGACAGCGAACGCTACCAGACCGTGTTCGCGGCCCACCCTGGTGCCGTAGCCGCACCGACCGCAGCCCTGCATTTCGACGAAACCGTGCTTGCCGCCCTGCAAGCCAAGGGCGTGGAGCGCGCCAGCGTCACCTTGCATGTAGGTGCCGGCACCTTCCAGCCCGTCAAGACCGAAAACCTTGCCGACCACATCATGCATAGCGAGTGGTATGACATTCCCCTGCCCACATTGGCCGCCATGGAGCGCTGCCGCCAGCGCGGCGGCCGCATCATTGCCGTGGGCACCACCACGGTGCGCACGCTGGAGTCCTGGGCCAAGTACGGCAATATCAGCGGAGACACCAGCATCTTCATCACCCCGGGGTTTCAATACCAGGTGGTCGACATGCTGATCACCAACTTCCATCTGCCCAAAAGCACGCTGATGATGCTGGTCAGCGCTTTTGCGGGCTATGAGCACATCATGGCCATGTACCAGCATGCGATTGCCCAGCATTACCGCTTCTTCAGCTATGGAGACTCCATGCTGCTGGAGCGTCAGCGCTGA
- a CDS encoding Wzz/FepE/Etk N-terminal domain-containing protein, which produces MEVQTSQDEELDLLDLLVTLAENWKILIFGPLLAGIAAYGIGLVIPKTYESSSSVQVERTGSSFTAPMAASLAMSADVLHQIAPIAGLTEGQTKEEIYKKLSKRITVNVGKQDKLLNIATQAKSPEAAQKLNQALLDTLFPLSKPRGMEKKQLEVQLTSEKTRLEESLKLEHDTSANLSSGKSVTEATSRLYGELLTANSNRQKGILDMERRLEGLDNDDVIQMPTLPELSIKPNKSMLAIGAAVGTGFILLLFVFIRQALRTAKESSTEQAEKIARIRNAMPW; this is translated from the coding sequence ATGGAAGTTCAAACCTCACAAGATGAAGAGTTGGATCTGCTGGATCTATTGGTCACTCTCGCGGAAAACTGGAAAATTCTGATTTTCGGCCCGCTGCTAGCCGGCATCGCGGCCTATGGCATCGGTCTGGTGATCCCCAAGACCTATGAAAGCAGCTCATCGGTTCAGGTGGAGCGTACTGGCTCCAGCTTTACCGCCCCCATGGCCGCCAGCCTGGCCATGTCTGCAGACGTGCTGCACCAGATTGCCCCCATTGCGGGACTGACCGAAGGTCAGACCAAGGAAGAGATCTATAAAAAGCTCAGCAAGCGCATCACCGTCAATGTCGGCAAGCAGGACAAGCTGCTGAATATTGCAACGCAGGCCAAATCGCCTGAAGCGGCTCAAAAGCTCAACCAGGCACTGCTGGACACCTTGTTTCCCCTGAGCAAGCCGCGCGGAATGGAAAAAAAGCAGCTGGAAGTGCAACTGACCTCCGAAAAGACGCGCCTGGAGGAGTCACTCAAGCTCGAGCATGACACTTCTGCCAATCTCTCCTCCGGCAAAAGTGTCACCGAAGCGACCAGCCGCCTCTACGGCGAGCTGCTGACCGCTAACAGCAATCGCCAAAAGGGGATTCTTGACATGGAGCGCCGCCTCGAAGGTCTGGACAATGACGATGTGATCCAGATGCCGACCCTGCCCGAGCTCTCCATCAAGCCCAATAAGTCCATGCTCGCCATTGGTGCGGCTGTGGGCACCGGCTTCATCCTGCTGCTTTTTGTGTTCATCCGGCAAGCGCTGCGCACCGCCAAGGAATCCTCGACCGAGCAGGCCGAAAAAATTGCGCGTATTCGTAACGCCATGCCCTGGTAA